The sequence below is a genomic window from Dermacentor andersoni chromosome 6, qqDerAnde1_hic_scaffold, whole genome shotgun sequence.
GTCTGCGCGATTCACGTAAATTTGAACGTTTCAAAAATAACAATTTAGCactgcacgcgtaatgcgaagacgtgggatcgttccccaccttcggccagttgttttttttcatctgctttcattgccattaatttatcatttcattaattcaattagtaagtacaagtgatttccGCTACGTTTTCCTTGGTCCATTTGTTTGTAGGTTACTCATGATCAGATTGTAATCAGTGATTGAGTTTACAGGGAGAGATATGAGCAATAAAAAATCCAATAACTGCATGAAGCAAATAGGGGTCGAAGTTTTCTCACGGAGAGAGACACTCGAACTAACAGGTGACTGTATAGCTCTCGTATTACTGCACTGCAAGTTGTGCGACTTGTGGGGTCTCGCCAACTACACGGACTGTCGCGTATTTGTTGTTATGTGTGCGCTAGTTCTGTTACGGGCTATTAGCGTTATACCGCAATGTGTGATTCTCATGGTGAGCTAGCACCAAATGGAAATTTGGGCGCACAATAAGCAATTTCGATTGTTTTTTAAATGTTTAATGAAAAGCTAGTCTACTTACTGAGGGTGCGAAATATATTTATGACCTAGTTAATTTATATTGCTATTTCTACCTAATTTTGTGATTAATTGCTTAGAGCTCTGGCGTTGCAAAATGCGTGATGTTGTAGATTTCACCTTCATTAAGGGTGCTCACGCTTGAACGCATATCTTGAAGGatataagggtgtgagttatagacgcgcaaaaaaattcgcagttctgcCCGAGAGAAGAAGCACCAGTTGCGATAGAATATTcatagatagctgtacgaagtaaggatagcagttttatcggccgttgAAAATTctagacattcgcttactaactaaattaacaatgatagaatgcgtaagcgtgactcaaagAGGACGTaaagaaacagacgcacagagACAGCGCTCTCTTTCTGTGTCTGCTTCTTCCTGCGTacttgttcagtcacgcttacacattcaaTGATGACTTCAAACCAAaaagcccgtcaacgtgttttaactaaattaaccagcacggtgtcacgcgcgcacagggaaACATGAATACATCTTGCTTGATTAGCGCGGTAACttgctgtgaaaattctggagttgggaatcgcggcagcagctgcgaaCCAATTGCATCTGCGAACCAATTGCAAttgtccgtgcatctgtcgcttcaacatGAACGAAACGCCAAAAGctcagcgcatacgaagctaccggcactacgcgcactctgcaaacatcgcagatcgctttgaagttgAGGCCCACGCAGGCGCGCACTTTGAccacgtcgcagatggctttcaggaCACATGCGTTTCCCCGCAGGCCGGCTGAGGCCGGTGAACAATAGAAGGCAGCATCCACGTGACCCTGCGTTCCCGGATGTTGGTTCCCTAAGTTGGTTTCCAACTGTCCCTATGGGGCCACTGAATACCTAGTGTGTCACGTGATTGGAGAGGTTTCGTCCCTGTATTGCTGCCGGATTATACAACAACCTTAGTGCGTGCAATGTCGGAATGGCGCACGTCTGTGATCGAGCTGCTATCGGCGATGACGATCGTCGCTGCGAATTTTGCAGCAAACTATTCATACTGAGGAAGAACATGCTGCAACACATCAGGAGCGTTCACAAGATGGCCGTGGATGtcaagaaattgatgaaatgcgACGTATGTGGCACTTCCCTGCCTACAATGGAGAAGTATTCGGTGCACCAGATCGCTGCGCACAACTTCGAGGCTGATTACGTGCACCTGGTGTACCGGAACAATAAGGGTGAGGAACAGTTTTATTAAGTTTATTCTCAGTCATCGTGAGCAAATGACGTTTAAACGCAATAATATATCTtggactttttttaatttcttgttgcgcagtgtgcctccaaaaaggcagttgtttatgctttgcgggcctttgttttctctttctctatctgtttcgcgaagagcagcttttgcgcaggtgcctaatttatttccttggggtattttgaagtttgtatcctcgttaaatataatttgtttgtttatccatctatagtatagtcatgtgtgcgcgctcccagcgatgcgctacatgacatacgtttggcattgtctgccttcctgcacagcaagtggagtgaaatttgacgtttgtacatcttcttatttttttaagcgacaggagtaagctgttctgcgttctgacgttgctctgtgccacatacgtgcgtggcctagtcttcgcgtcagtgcacgttgcaatgcggcagagacgcagaaccggtaccatacatgaatttgcggatgtcgccgggatggtttcacagcgtattgtgggcaaactctttagcagtacatttcatagaatagagcgaaatgtgacgctcgcgcaaccccccccccctttttttttttacttaaacgagaggagggatttgctctgcgttctgacgttgctctgcgctacttgcgtgcgtggtgtagtcttcgcctcagtgcaggccgcaataggtccgaatgcaggccgacgtaggtccacgaccacacttgcaattgcggctgtcagcggcttggtctccCGGCGTACTTTGGGAAAATTCTTTAGTAGTACCACAGTCCCTCAATAGAAGGACTCTGGTTGTAGATTTCATAAAGTAGAGCGAAATTTGACGCACGCgcaatccttttttctttaagaagagtgtgttaggaggctacttggtaagacatctttttgtgaacttaaactgcgcttgagaaaagacaccaacgtagaagaagacaggacgaacgcagactagcaactggtttattgaaatcacacataatgctgcctcttcgaaccaggcgcatgcccaagccagatcataaccgcgtgacgatggaacactccctcgccaagcccctatctacagtaaaaaatcaagttcttcttgaaaagaaagagcttttcaagaagaaactgagagaagggattcacactgttctggggcgtagcttgcaccatgtgctctcagttcgtctttgtcttatcgtaacagcattgctatgaatgtacagtctgattcaatattgaggaaggagtgagcatagatcatgcttaagtttcatatttgtttcttattaaaacaaaactaatatgataaattttttgaagttatggcgcattgcatttgaaattcaattttaacataaatttgagcaatatcaagggtgacctcatgacacagtcgagttgaaggtgagggagtaaaataaatgctacattagcccgtgtccaaagccttcagagtgattatttttgtttgcatctctctcccaatagtacttgtcactatctaatgctattttgtgcttttattacag
It includes:
- the LOC126521605 gene encoding uncharacterized protein isoform X2 yields the protein MAHVCDRAAIGDDDRRCEFCSKLFILRKNMLQHIRSVHKMAVDVKKLMKCDVCGTSLPTMEKYSVHQIAAHNFEADYVHLVYRNNKEFHEWKAEEEGSQNCWFILPRDPKKLASGETRIHYYCNRSGEARKKEGHSDRREKSQGSCRSDLVL